The segment AGCTCTTTGCTTCCTAAAGTTTACATATTGTGGCACTTAATTCTATTTATTAGCTCTAAATTTTGTCTTTTGTTGACAATTTTGATTACCTTGGTACTTTAAGGCTTTCTTGTGTCAGACCGACAGTATCTAGTAATATTGTACTTTACATGTTAGCAAAAAAGTACTACAAAGTCTATACCATTGATACGTACACCAATCACTCATGCATTGAGTCAGGTGAATGGTTTTACTCACCATATAAAGGCATAAACTATACACCTTATTTACTCGTAAACTAATAAATACGATCATATAACTTACCTCCAAACAACAACATAATTCGTTTTTTTCAGTGGATAACATATAAAACAGATAGTTTGGAAAACAAGTTTTCAGAGTTGAAGACGAACCATAAGAGAGTACAAGCAAAGACAAGGAATAAAAGGAGGAAGACCAATTTTAAAGATCAAATACTCAATCAAACATGAGTTCGCATGTTGTTGAAGCTCTAGAAGAACGTGCCAACTCCTTTATCATATCAAGTTCTGTAAAATCCGATTCAGTTAACGTGATTGTTGCTGTCTTTAAGTGAAGAGCATGTTTCAGAATGTAAACCACAATATCTCTCTCCTGTGGTTCTCCTGTGTACTCCAACCAGTTGAGACTTTGTAGACTTGACAACAAACATTCAGGAACAGTACTCGGTTGGTTCCAGTCGTCCATATCTCGAGGCACATGACCCTGATATATCAAACACAAAAATTTGAGCGAGACTAGTTGTGCATCAGACAGTAAAAAAAGAGAGTTAACAAACAAACTTACATCCGTTAAGGAAATGTCTAGTCTCTTTAGCTTAGAAGAAGCGTTGAGCAGCCGGACAAGTTGATTCGAGAAAAGCAGTGTGCATAGACATACCTCCAGATGTTCAAGCTGGTTGAAGACAAAACcttcatcaagcatatcctgCACACAGTATTAAAATTACTGACAAAATGATTACATAAAATGAGTTGATAAAATGGAAAAACAATTTACCTGTGAACATATTGCAAGACGCTTGACGGATGTGATTGATCTAATAACACTATTGATAACAGGGAGGTCAACATCTACATATGCCTCGACGAGGAAAGGCATATTCCCAATTAAAGAGTAGTGATCATGCCAACTATCATCCCTAAGTTTGAAATACTTTAAAGAAGGAGTTTCTATCATAAACCCATCTATCTCATGACGATAGGGTATAAAGAGTGACAAACTCTGCAACGATGGAACAACAATAGACAACTTTCCCGTATCGTCATAATCATGTAAATCCACCATTAGATCTTCAAGAATAGGGCAATTTGATAGAAGCCGTTGAAGAGTTTCGCCATTGAAGAACATTACCTTTTGAAGTCTCAGAGTTTTCAAAGAGGGAAGAGAAACCATCCGAGGAACGTCCAAGATGATATCACCAGCCAGTTTCAAGATCACGAGAGATTTGCAGGTAAACAAGTTACTCGGCAACATATCTAGCTCAGCCGAATCAGACTCATATACTATCTTCAGCTCACGTAGGCAGTGAGAAACAGCTGTTAAAACCCACATATGGATATTCTCAGGTTTGAAACATGAACACCCTACTCTAAGGCGGAAGCTTTCTATAACCGGAGCTCTATGTAATGGCAGATTTCTGACAAGAAAACACCTTAG is part of the Brassica rapa cultivar Chiifu-401-42 chromosome A09, CAAS_Brap_v3.01, whole genome shotgun sequence genome and harbors:
- the LOC103841400 gene encoding FBD-associated F-box protein At4g10400 isoform X1, yielding MDRISGLSDELLVKILLFVPTKVAVSTSILSKRWEYLWMWLPKLDYGRIDCSESECEKLRCFLVRNLPLHRAPVIESFRLRVGCSCFKPENIHMWVLTAVSHCLRELKIVYESDSAELDMLPSNLFTCKSLVILKLAGDIILDVPRMVSLPSLKTLRLQKVMFFNGETLQRLLSNCPILEDLMVDLHDYDDTGKLSIVVPSLQSLSLFIPYRHEIDGFMIETPSLKYFKLRDDSWHDHYSLIGNMPFLVEAYVDVDLPVINSVIRSITSVKRLAICSQDMLDEGFVFNQLEHLEVCLCTLLFSNQLVRLLNASSKLKRLDISLTDVSLFVNSLFLLSDAQLVSLKFLCLIYQGHVPRDMDDWNQPSTVPECLLSSLQSLNWLEYTGEPQERDIVVYILKHALHLKTATITLTESDFTELDMIKELARSSRASTTCELMFD
- the LOC103841400 gene encoding FBD-associated F-box protein At4g10400 isoform X2 produces the protein MDRISGLSDELLVKILLFVPTKVAVSTSILSKRWEYLWMWLPKLDYGRIDCSESECEKLRCFLVRNLPLHRAPVIESFRLRVGCSCFKPENIHMWVLTAVSHCLRELKIVYESDSAELDMLPSNLFTCKSLVILKLAGDIILDVPRMVSLPSLKTLRLQKVMFFNGETLQRLLSNCPILEDLMVDLHDYDDTGKLSIVVPSLQSLSLFIPYRHEIDGFMIETPSLKYFKLRDDSWHDHYSLIGNMPFLVEAYVDVDLPVINSVIRSITSVKRLAICSQDMLDEGFVFNQLEHLEVCLCTLLFSNQLVRLLNASSKLKRLDISLTDGHVPRDMDDWNQPSTVPECLLSSLQSLNWLEYTGEPQERDIVVYILKHALHLKTATITLTESDFTELDMIKELARSSRASTTCELMFD